Proteins encoded by one window of Bacteroidia bacterium:
- the xerD gene encoding site-specific tyrosine recombinase XerD has protein sequence MSKVAYINGFSAYIKLEKSLSANSNEAYKHDVELLYEFLQEKHIEKSVETLSLDHLQQFIQWINERNLSARSQARIISGIKAFYKFLLLENIISDDPTTLLETPKLGRKLPEFLTIQEIDTLLNAIDLSTAEGQRNRAMLETLYSSGLRVSELISLKKSNSFFDIGFLKITGKGNKERLVPIGSSAIKHIHIYEESFRRQIKIKTGNDDILFLNRRGAQLTRVMVFTIIKQLAIKIQLKKKISPHTFRHSFATHLIEGGADLRAVQEMLGHESITTTEIYTHLDRDYLRQEIMQHHPRA, from the coding sequence ATGAGTAAGGTGGCATATATTAATGGCTTTTCAGCATATATTAAATTGGAAAAATCGTTATCTGCCAATTCCAATGAGGCCTATAAACATGATGTGGAATTGCTTTACGAGTTTCTTCAGGAAAAACACATAGAAAAGAGCGTTGAAACACTTTCACTAGACCATTTGCAGCAATTTATTCAGTGGATAAATGAACGGAATCTTAGCGCCCGATCGCAAGCCAGAATTATTTCAGGCATTAAAGCATTTTATAAATTTCTCTTACTCGAAAATATTATCTCTGATGACCCTACAACATTATTAGAAACGCCTAAACTGGGAAGAAAACTTCCTGAATTTTTAACTATTCAAGAAATTGACACCTTGCTAAATGCTATTGATTTAAGTACAGCCGAAGGTCAGCGCAACAGAGCCATGCTCGAAACACTTTATAGTTCAGGGTTACGTGTAAGTGAACTCATTTCCTTAAAAAAATCGAATTCCTTTTTTGACATAGGTTTCTTAAAAATTACAGGTAAAGGCAATAAAGAAAGATTAGTTCCCATAGGCTCATCGGCTATTAAACATATCCATATTTACGAAGAGTCTTTCAGAAGACAAATAAAAATTAAAACCGGAAATGATGATATCCTTTTTCTTAATAGAAGAGGTGCTCAGCTAACACGTGTCATGGTGTTTACCATCATCAAACAATTAGCAATTAAAATTCAACTCAAGAAAAAAATAAGCCCACATACTTTCAGACATAGTTTTGCTACACACCTTATTGAAGGTGGTGCCGATTTACGTGCTGTGCAGGAAATGCTCGGTCATGAAAGTATCACTACAACAGAAATTTACACTCACTTGGATAGAGATTATCTTCGTCAGGAAATTATGCAACATCATCCACGCGCATGA
- a CDS encoding HDIG domain-containing metalloprotein translates to MKKKLLYISNQHEIVLKFIIFCFTAFLIIKMLPHQVRYKFDYSISKPWTEKDLVAPFDFAVLKNKDSLNAEKRILLLNATLFFERDTAVKEQVLQRAIARIDPVDKHNAELLRQEISILASELYKNGVADESARTISFGQARIIKGVDLIPANNFIFEDDAVNELARIAKEKHIDAPDMAISLLAPLVSNDLTIDKVMTDRFKDELLRSVSETRGMVEKGDLIIAKGEVVTREKYQELESLKSITEEYARPNKHVLVGQVILVVLCLSLLMIFLAQRRKDIFQSNRRLSIILLMVVFDVFIYTWSLKVEAVSLYIVPLCILPIVLRTFFDTRLALFGYIITILILGSIASNGFDFVFTQICAGMITIFSIKDMRNRSHVSWAVLFVYIGYFVCYTSLEIIHAGNMVKVNWENSFWLLANVLLTLFAYPLIYFLERIFKVTSDISLIELADSNNPLLHDLSIKAPGTFQHSLQVANLAESAMFKIGGNALLVRVGALYHDIGKMDMPLYFIENQVTQVNPHDELSFDESAGIIISHVIKGIEIARKHNLPDLVIDFIRTHHGTSRVQYFYESYLKNYPDKIIDENAFHYPGPKPFSRETAVLMMADSVEAASRSLKKHDSENINKLVDDIIDNQIAHGQFSNCNITFRDITELKKLFKKMLGSIYHVRVEYTVA, encoded by the coding sequence ATGAAAAAGAAACTCCTTTACATTAGCAATCAACATGAGATAGTTCTTAAATTTATTATCTTTTGTTTTACAGCCTTTCTGATTATTAAAATGTTGCCACATCAGGTAAGGTATAAATTTGATTATTCAATATCTAAACCCTGGACTGAAAAAGACCTGGTAGCTCCATTTGATTTTGCTGTTCTGAAAAATAAGGATTCGCTCAATGCTGAGAAAAGAATTTTACTTCTCAATGCAACGCTTTTTTTTGAACGCGATACAGCCGTTAAAGAGCAAGTTTTACAACGAGCAATAGCACGAATTGATCCGGTCGATAAACATAATGCAGAATTGTTAAGGCAGGAAATTTCCATTCTTGCCAGCGAACTCTATAAGAATGGCGTGGCAGACGAAAGTGCACGCACCATTTCTTTTGGTCAGGCCAGAATAATCAAAGGTGTTGATTTGATACCTGCCAACAATTTTATTTTTGAAGATGATGCCGTTAACGAGCTGGCTCGAATTGCGAAAGAAAAGCATATTGACGCTCCGGATATGGCAATTTCATTACTTGCTCCTTTGGTAAGCAATGATTTAACCATTGACAAAGTAATGACAGACCGTTTTAAAGATGAGTTGCTAAGGTCGGTCTCTGAAACTCGTGGAATGGTTGAAAAAGGCGATTTGATTATTGCAAAAGGCGAAGTTGTAACACGTGAAAAATATCAGGAGCTGGAATCTCTGAAGTCAATTACAGAAGAGTATGCCCGTCCCAATAAACATGTACTTGTAGGCCAGGTAATATTGGTTGTTTTGTGCCTTTCTTTATTGATGATATTCCTGGCACAACGCAGAAAAGATATTTTTCAGTCAAACAGAAGACTAAGTATTATTTTATTGATGGTAGTTTTCGATGTATTTATATACACATGGTCACTTAAAGTAGAAGCTGTGAGTTTGTATATTGTTCCATTATGTATTCTGCCTATTGTACTACGTACATTTTTTGATACACGGCTTGCTTTGTTTGGCTATATTATCACAATATTAATTTTAGGATCAATTGCATCCAATGGTTTTGATTTTGTGTTTACACAAATCTGTGCGGGTATGATAACTATATTCAGTATAAAAGATATGCGCAATCGCTCACATGTTTCTTGGGCAGTATTGTTTGTCTATATCGGCTATTTTGTTTGTTATACCAGCCTCGAAATTATTCATGCAGGAAATATGGTTAAAGTCAATTGGGAAAATTCTTTCTGGTTACTTGCAAACGTGCTGCTGACACTTTTTGCATATCCATTGATTTATTTTCTAGAGCGTATTTTCAAAGTCACTTCTGATATTTCATTGATAGAACTTGCTGATAGTAACAATCCATTATTGCATGATCTGAGTATAAAAGCGCCCGGAACATTTCAGCATTCATTGCAGGTTGCAAACCTGGCCGAATCGGCAATGTTTAAGATCGGAGGTAATGCATTGTTGGTTAGAGTCGGAGCATTATATCATGACATTGGTAAAATGGATATGCCACTTTATTTTATCGAAAATCAGGTTACTCAGGTAAACCCGCATGATGAGTTGTCTTTTGATGAAAGTGCAGGTATTATCATCAGCCACGTAATTAAGGGAATAGAAATAGCCAGAAAGCACAACCTGCCCGATCTGGTAATTGATTTCATCAGAACACATCATGGAACATCGCGTGTACAATATTTTTACGAGTCGTATCTGAAAAATTATCCAGACAAAATTATTGATGAAAATGCATTTCACTATCCCGGTCCAAAACCATTCAGCAGAGAGACTGCTGTATTGATGATGGCCGATTCTGTTGAAGCTGCATCGCGAAGCCTCAAGAAGCACGATTCAGAGAACATCAATAAATTGGTTGATGATATAATAGATAACCAAATTGCACACGGTCAATTTTCAAACTGTAATATTACTTTCAGAGATATTACCGAATTAAAAAAATTGTTTAAGAAAATGCTTGGAAGTATCTATCATGTACGGGTTGAATACACGGTAGCTTGA
- a CDS encoding ABC transporter permease, with protein MSRKVKVRFAKLWLLSVVLLAIFAPFIANEKPLFGNDTLTSNDNSSDELGNNSNPQILHLIPYSPGQPKQNDVALLSPFQKNFYTNQKGQQVEIPLRFHHWLGTDAIGADVAAGIVFGLRHSLLIAIFSMILSIAISLILGVYSGYFADSGIYLNRIKFISLIMFLFLVWFYCFNTFAMEWHNLFQQFNVINLKDLLPCFILFLFLTIALFTFWHAINKRAATEIKQIHLNPDFWISLLTQVMVAVPQLIIIIALSSLFQPSGITLILVFGLVLWVEPSRMIRTEVQRLRSEGFVDAAIVTGLSFRQIVFRHLIPNLIPILKPVFLYGMAAVILSESGLSFIGLGVNPGTVTLGGLMAQAKENIDSWWLILFPGLCIFLTILSLTVLSEKTKS; from the coding sequence ATGAGTAGAAAGGTGAAAGTTCGTTTTGCAAAACTATGGCTTTTATCAGTGGTCCTTCTGGCAATATTTGCACCATTTATTGCTAATGAAAAACCGCTTTTTGGAAATGACACTTTAACTTCTAACGACAATTCATCTGATGAATTAGGGAATAATAGCAACCCGCAGATTCTGCACCTTATACCCTACTCGCCCGGTCAGCCAAAACAAAATGATGTAGCACTATTAAGTCCATTTCAAAAAAACTTTTATACAAATCAGAAAGGACAACAAGTTGAAATCCCACTCCGGTTTCATCATTGGTTGGGTACTGATGCAATTGGTGCTGACGTAGCTGCAGGAATAGTATTTGGTTTACGGCATAGTTTACTCATTGCCATATTCTCAATGATTTTGAGTATTGCAATTTCATTGATTTTAGGTGTTTATTCAGGATACTTTGCTGACTCCGGCATCTATCTTAACCGAATAAAATTCATTTCATTAATCATGTTCCTGTTTCTGGTTTGGTTTTATTGTTTTAACACCTTTGCAATGGAATGGCACAACCTGTTTCAACAATTTAACGTCATCAATTTAAAAGACTTATTACCTTGCTTTATATTATTTCTGTTTTTAACGATTGCTTTATTTACTTTTTGGCATGCTATCAACAAAAGAGCCGCCACAGAGATAAAGCAAATCCATCTCAATCCTGATTTTTGGATTTCGTTGCTGACACAAGTAATGGTAGCTGTACCACAACTCATTATCATTATTGCATTATCATCATTGTTTCAACCTTCCGGCATCACACTAATATTGGTTTTCGGATTAGTTTTATGGGTTGAACCATCAAGAATGATCAGAACAGAGGTACAGCGCCTTCGCAGTGAAGGCTTTGTTGATGCTGCAATTGTTACCGGTTTATCATTCAGGCAAATTGTATTCAGGCATTTAATACCAAATCTTATTCCTATTCTAAAACCTGTGTTCTTATATGGAATGGCAGCCGTAATACTTAGTGAGTCTGGACTTTCTTTTATTGGGTTAGGCGTAAATCCCGGAACCGTTACCTTAGGTGGTCTTATGGCACAGGCAAAAGAAAATATTGATAGCTGGTGGTTGATACTTTTTCCTGGTTTATGTATCTTCTTAACAATTCTGAGTTTGACGGTTTTAAGCGAGAAAACCAAGTCTTAA
- a CDS encoding ABC transporter permease, with translation MRHIIFKYFFILSALLLSSFMLSVYMPGDALDYILIREEKTSISSSNYEHQKTLLAQRLGYNKPLFYFSVTSLAELGWQHYLPSEQQQKSYNHLLRNYGCGSEVFTFYLMINAARTAITASLASVTDTSYRQTAAKAANCLYQIETQVNLNKNDSIINSFNTYAATLKLNSLANSILQSYNNMQTQKSSWKKWTPVIQLNSQNRFHDWFFGTDKYSGIIHLNLGQSLYTGRSIGSLLKEKIFWSLLLTVLAIFIAFFFGLFISLWLAYANNKFAGRIINTTTVLFYSLPVYFAGTALLYFFSNPDFLQIFPSSGISPIGGFSSDTSLSEKFIHTLPYLILPLICYTYSLWAFVQRTSASLIAAELKKPYALMALAKGLTKKEVVIRHIFPNIIAPFVALLANMFPAVIGGSVIIESLFSIPGMGLELIHATTTRNYPFISAVILITGLVTMLLYLMNEWIHHYIDPRTKSVYT, from the coding sequence ATGCGGCATATCATTTTCAAATATTTTTTTATTTTATCTGCACTGTTGCTGTCATCGTTTATGCTATCGGTTTATATGCCGGGTGATGCATTGGACTACATCCTCATCAGGGAAGAAAAAACAAGTATATCTTCCTCAAATTATGAGCATCAAAAAACATTACTTGCTCAACGGTTGGGTTATAACAAACCTTTATTTTATTTTTCTGTAACATCTCTGGCCGAATTAGGATGGCAGCATTATCTTCCTTCAGAGCAACAACAAAAAAGTTATAATCACTTGTTGCGCAATTATGGCTGCGGCAGTGAAGTATTTACTTTTTATTTGATGATAAATGCTGCCCGAACAGCAATAACAGCCTCATTAGCATCGGTAACTGATACTTCCTACAGACAAACTGCTGCTAAAGCAGCAAACTGCTTATATCAGATAGAAACACAAGTAAACCTGAATAAGAATGACAGCATTATAAATTCATTCAACACTTACGCTGCTACATTAAAGCTAAATTCATTGGCAAACTCTATTTTGCAGTCATATAATAATATGCAAACTCAAAAATCATCATGGAAAAAATGGACACCTGTAATTCAATTGAATTCACAAAATCGCTTTCATGACTGGTTTTTTGGCACAGATAAGTATAGCGGCATCATCCATTTAAACTTAGGCCAATCACTTTATACCGGAAGAAGCATTGGCTCATTGCTGAAAGAAAAAATATTCTGGTCATTGTTATTGACTGTGCTTGCAATTTTTATTGCATTTTTTTTCGGCTTATTTATTTCCTTATGGTTAGCGTATGCAAATAATAAATTTGCCGGTCGCATAATCAACACAACAACAGTGCTTTTTTATTCTTTACCGGTATATTTTGCAGGAACAGCTTTGCTATATTTTTTTTCTAATCCTGATTTTTTGCAAATATTTCCTTCCTCAGGAATTAGTCCAATTGGGGGCTTTTCTTCAGACACAAGTCTTTCTGAAAAATTTATACACACATTACCTTATCTTATTCTTCCGCTAATTTGCTACACCTATTCATTGTGGGCATTTGTGCAACGCACATCTGCCAGTTTAATAGCGGCTGAGTTAAAAAAACCTTATGCATTAATGGCGCTAGCAAAAGGGTTAACAAAAAAAGAAGTTGTAATCAGACACATCTTTCCAAATATTATAGCGCCATTTGTAGCCTTGCTCGCAAACATGTTTCCTGCCGTTATTGGTGGTTCTGTAATTATTGAATCATTATTTTCAATTCCGGGAATGGGGCTTGAGTTGATCCATGCAACTACAACAAGAAACTATCCTTTTATTTCTGCTGTTATTTTAATTACCGGGCTAGTTACAATGCTACTTTATCTGATGAATGAATGGATACATCACTACATTGACCCACGAACTAAATCTGTTTATACATGA